Proteins from a genomic interval of Calorimonas adulescens:
- the fliM gene encoding flagellar motor switch protein FliM — protein sequence MSDVMNQQEIDALLNALNRGELDVNEIKKEEEKVEIKVYDFRRPNKFSKEHLRTLQMIFDEFSRSAATFLSGYLRTMVQIDVISAEQLTYYEFNNSITNSMILGIVDFSPLNGSIIIGFYSNTAYSLIDRILGGSGQGDYNSKNFTEIELILMEQIIRELVSYLKEPWSNFLDLKPSLQKIETNTQFAQIAAANETVALFTMNIKIGKNEGYMIICIPHMVIEPIIPKLSTRFWYSTPNTQTGKQDMKNIEKRLESTYVTLIGVLGKAELKIADILNLSPGDVIQLNNSVTSGVDVYVENKKMFKGIPGKNRGKLAVKVLGQYEGGEHGV from the coding sequence ATGTCAGATGTGATGAATCAGCAGGAAATTGATGCATTACTAAATGCATTAAACCGTGGGGAACTTGATGTAAATGAAATAAAAAAAGAAGAAGAAAAAGTAGAAATAAAGGTTTATGATTTTAGAAGGCCAAATAAGTTTTCCAAGGAACATTTAAGGACACTGCAGATGATATTTGATGAGTTTTCCAGATCTGCTGCTACTTTTCTCTCAGGTTATTTAAGAACTATGGTGCAGATAGATGTTATTTCTGCCGAACAATTAACCTATTATGAGTTTAATAATTCTATTACAAATTCAATGATACTTGGTATAGTGGATTTTTCACCATTAAATGGTTCTATAATAATAGGGTTTTATAGTAATACTGCTTATAGTTTGATTGACAGAATATTGGGCGGTAGTGGGCAAGGTGACTATAATTCTAAAAATTTTACAGAGATAGAGCTAATATTGATGGAACAGATAATAAGGGAACTGGTAAGTTACCTAAAAGAGCCATGGTCTAATTTTCTTGATTTAAAACCATCACTCCAAAAAATTGAAACCAATACGCAATTTGCTCAAATAGCTGCAGCAAATGAGACTGTTGCTCTGTTTACCATGAATATAAAGATAGGTAAAAATGAAGGGTATATGATTATATGTATCCCTCACATGGTAATTGAACCAATTATACCTAAATTAAGTACACGATTCTGGTACTCCACTCCAAACACGCAGACTGGTAAGCAGGATATGAAAAATATTGAAAAGAGATTAGAATCCACATATGTAACTTTAATCGGTGTCCTTGGGAAAGCTGAATTAAAAATTGCTGATATATTGAACCTATCACCAGGTGATGTGATACAGCTTAATAATAGCGTCACCAGTGGAGTGGATGTGTATGTAGAAAATAAGAAAATGTTTAAGGGTATTCCCGGCAAAAACCGCGGAAAATTAGCTGTGAAGGTCTTAGGGCAATATGAAGGGGGAGAGCATGGTGTCTGA
- a CDS encoding flagellar basal body-associated FliL family protein, translating into MKNLVNILLVVLIIIVSAIAAYLYFFVMNADSLPSHDTKNVVYYSPGDSFITNLKGSRRYIKVDIQLELSNKALISEFNKRNAEMRDEIYSTLRDSTVEEIDGAEGQDKLRMKLVERLNKLFNTSDIINVYFTDFVVQ; encoded by the coding sequence ATGAAAAATCTTGTAAATATTTTGCTTGTGGTATTGATTATAATAGTTTCAGCGATTGCAGCTTATCTTTACTTTTTTGTAATGAATGCGGATTCTTTGCCTTCACATGATACAAAAAACGTGGTATATTATTCACCGGGTGATTCATTTATAACAAATCTGAAAGGCAGCAGAAGGTACATCAAAGTTGATATACAGTTGGAGCTTTCCAATAAGGCGTTGATTTCTGAATTTAATAAACGGAATGCAGAAATGAGGGATGAAATATATTCTACTTTACGAGATTCAACAGTTGAGGAGATTGATGGTGCTGAGGGACAAGATAAGTTGAGAATGAAGTTAGTAGAAAGGCTTAATAAGTTATTTAATACAAGCGACATTATAAATGTATACTTTACTGATTTTGTTGTCCAGTAA
- a CDS encoding OmpA/MotB family protein produces the protein MSRKGRRSKNDDGPQDSKEWMNTYADLMSLLLTFFVMIFSLSTIDMNKYQALIQSLQGYLGIVKEGHTLQNTAAQLETQGSAGSNVAATNTNFEDIADVYNDIQTYIEQSNLSNSVQVTINERGILIRFVDTALFDTGKADIKPEAKEILKNVGEIIKRADKPIRVEGHTDNVPIHNEKFPSNWELSTARATNVVKYFIENVGMDPSTLSAAGYGEYHPVADNQTEEGRAKNRRVDIIIVNGSSNK, from the coding sequence ATGTCACGAAAGGGTAGGCGTTCGAAGAATGATGATGGACCTCAAGACTCAAAGGAATGGATGAACACATACGCCGATCTGATGTCACTTTTATTGACTTTTTTCGTCATGATTTTTTCATTATCGACTATTGACATGAATAAATATCAAGCACTTATTCAGTCTCTTCAAGGATATTTAGGTATTGTAAAGGAGGGACATACCCTTCAAAATACTGCTGCTCAGTTAGAAACTCAAGGAAGTGCTGGATCCAACGTAGCAGCTACAAACACAAATTTTGAGGATATTGCCGATGTATATAATGATATTCAGACATATATAGAGCAAAGCAATTTAAGCAACTCTGTACAGGTTACTATTAATGAGAGAGGAATACTTATAAGATTTGTAGATACTGCTTTGTTCGATACTGGCAAGGCAGATATAAAGCCAGAAGCAAAAGAAATATTAAAAAATGTAGGTGAGATAATAAAGAGAGCTGATAAACCAATAAGGGTGGAGGGCCATACAGATAATGTGCCTATACATAATGAAAAATTTCCCTCAAACTGGGAACTTTCTACAGCAAGAGCTACAAATGTTGTTAAATATTTTATTGAGAACGTGGGGATGGATCCATCAACTCTTTCTGCTGCCGGATATGGTGAATACCATCCTGTTGCTGATAATCAGACAGAAGAGGGGAGAGCAAAGAATAGACGTGTTGATATAATAATAGTAAATGGTTCCAGTAATAAATGA
- a CDS encoding flagellar motor protein has translation MDIASFIGIISGVALIIISILLNGSLTTYIDVPSLMITIGGTIASTLISYPLSKVLDSFKVMKFIFFNKPVNNSEVIKQIVSLANTARREGLLALEDIAENLEDPYLKKGILLVVDGTDPELIRNIMETELDFLEDRHKQSQGVFETFATFAPAFGMIGTLIGLINMLKNLNDPSKVGPGMAVALITTFYGSLMAYLVFLPMARKLSYLTKQETLQKELMLEGILSIQSGENPRIIEEKLKAFLSPKVRELYDRATSQAGEGELNVTKG, from the coding sequence ATGGACATAGCATCCTTTATTGGAATAATATCAGGAGTTGCTTTAATTATTATATCCATTTTATTAAATGGATCCTTAACAACATATATTGATGTGCCATCACTTATGATAACTATTGGTGGTACAATTGCAAGTACATTGATTTCATACCCACTTAGCAAGGTATTGGATTCATTCAAGGTAATGAAGTTTATATTTTTTAATAAACCAGTAAATAACAGTGAAGTAATAAAACAGATCGTTTCCCTTGCAAATACTGCCAGAAGAGAAGGATTGCTGGCATTGGAGGATATAGCAGAAAATTTGGAAGATCCCTATCTTAAAAAGGGAATTTTGTTGGTTGTAGATGGGACAGATCCAGAGTTAATAAGAAATATCATGGAGACAGAACTAGATTTCCTTGAAGATAGGCATAAGCAAAGTCAGGGTGTATTTGAGACGTTTGCTACTTTTGCTCCCGCCTTTGGTATGATAGGTACCCTGATTGGCCTGATAAATATGTTGAAAAACTTGAACGACCCATCAAAGGTTGGCCCTGGTATGGCTGTTGCTTTAATAACTACTTTCTATGGTTCACTAATGGCCTATCTGGTATTTCTGCCTATGGCAAGGAAGCTTTCTTATCTTACAAAACAAGAAACACTGCAAAAAGAGTTGATGCTAGAAGGGATACTTTCCATACAGTCTGGTGAGAACCCAAGGATAATAGAAGAAAAATTAAAAGCATTTTTGTCTCCAAAGGTAAGAGAGTTATATGACAGAGCCACAAGCCAAGCAGGAGAAGGTGAATTAAATGTCACGAAAGGGTAG